One window of Triticum dicoccoides isolate Atlit2015 ecotype Zavitan chromosome 5A, WEW_v2.0, whole genome shotgun sequence genomic DNA carries:
- the LOC119300245 gene encoding SEC12-like protein 1 — MASDGDEAPAGVAGKVTCAAWIRRPGGGPAVSSSRSLLVVYGRGATASSPPLLDLLAFDTRPCELASEPLLRVVMGEKGADADTPRAIAVHPAGDEFVCATAKGCRLFKLVYDDFCINLISSDSPPLQSVGPQRCLAFSTDGTKFAIGGENGHLRIFHWPNLSVLLDEPKAHKSFRDMDISLDSAFLVSTSTDGSARIWKIDEGAPLVNLTRSLDERIECCRFSRDGKKPFLFCTLVKGNDIVTMVLNISNWKRIGYKRLLRKPISTLSVSLDGKYLALGSRDGDCCVADVQKMQVSHLMKKVHLGSPISSIEFCPTERIVISTSHQWGAEITKLNVPADWRVWQIWLVFLSLFVTSAILFYTFFKHTNLV; from the exons ATGGCGAGCGACGGCGACGAGGCTCCCGCGGGGGTGGCCGGGAAGGTGACCTGCGCGGCGTGGATACGGCGCCCGGGCGGCGGGCCGGCCGTGTCCAGCAGCCGCAGCCTCCTCGTGGTGTACGGCCGCGGCGCCACCGCCTCGTCCCCGCCGCTCCTCGACCTCCTCGCCTTCGACACCAGGCCGTGCGAGCTCGCCTCCGAACCCCTG CTGAGGGTCGTGATGGGCGAAAAGGGAGCCGACGCGGACACGCCGCGCGCCATCGCCGTGCACCCCGCCGGCGACGAGTTCGTCTGCGCCACCGCCAAAGGCTGCAG GCTGTTCAAGCTGGTCTATGATGACTTTTGTATCAACCTTATTTCAAGTGATTCGCCGCCCCTCCAATCAGTTGGGCCTCAGCGATGTTTGGCATTCAGTACTGATGGTACTAAGTTTGCTATTGGCGGCGAG AATGGACATCTCAGAATATTTCACTGGCCAAATCTCAGCGTGCTTCTGGATGAACCTAAAGCTCATAAATCCTTCCGGGACATGGACATCAG CTTGGATTCAGCGTTTTTAGTATCAACTTCAACTGATGGTTCTGCAAGAATATGGAAGATTGATGAGGGAGCTCCACTCGTAAATTTGACTAGATCTTTG GATGAGAGGATTGAGTGTTGCCGCTTTTCTAGGGATGGAAAGAAACCTTTTCTGTTTTGCACACTTGTAAAAG GAAATGATATCGTGACTATGGTTTTGAACATAAGTAACTGGAAGAGAATTGGATACAAAAGACTCCTGCGAAAGCCCATTTCCACACTTTCAGTTAGCTTGGATGGGAAGTATCTCGCACT AGGAAGCCGTGATGGAGACTGTTGTGTTGCCGATGTACAGAAGATGCAAGTTTCTCACTTGATGAAGAAGGTCCATCTTGGCTCCCCAATTTCCTCCATTGAATTTTGCCCTACTGAAAG GATTGTGATATCCACCTCGCACCAATGGGGAGCAGAGATTACGAAGCTCAACGTCCCTGCTGACTGGAGAG TTTGGCAAATTTGGCTGGTATTCTTGAGCCTCTTCGTGACATCGGCAATACTGTTCTACACGTTCTTCAAGCACACAAACCTGGTGTAA